Proteins from a single region of Lelliottia sp. JS-SCA-14:
- a CDS encoding methionine ABC transporter permease codes for MLETLFPHLKWDQLWAATLETLYMTAISGVATFALGIVLGLALFLTARGGLFHNRTVYSVISIVVNVFRSIPFIILIVLLIPFTKTIVGTILGANAALPALIVGAAPFYARLVEIALREVDKGVIEATRSMGARLSTLIFRVLLPESSPALVSGITVTLIALVSYSAMAGVIGAGGLGNLAYLEGFQRNHGDVTLVATVTILIIVFIIQFCGDVITSLLDKR; via the coding sequence ATGCTTGAGACTCTTTTTCCGCATCTGAAATGGGACCAGCTGTGGGCCGCCACCCTGGAGACGCTCTACATGACGGCGATTTCCGGCGTCGCGACCTTTGCTCTGGGGATTGTTTTGGGTCTGGCGCTGTTTCTGACCGCGCGCGGCGGGCTGTTCCATAACCGCACGGTCTACAGCGTAATTTCAATCGTGGTGAACGTCTTTCGTTCGATTCCGTTCATCATCCTGATTGTCTTGCTGATCCCGTTCACCAAGACCATCGTCGGGACGATTCTGGGTGCTAACGCCGCGCTCCCGGCGCTGATTGTTGGTGCGGCGCCGTTCTATGCGCGTCTGGTGGAGATCGCCCTGCGCGAAGTGGACAAAGGGGTGATCGAGGCGACGCGTTCGATGGGCGCACGCCTGAGCACCTTAATTTTTCGGGTTTTACTGCCGGAATCCTCACCCGCCCTGGTATCAGGCATCACGGTCACGCTGATTGCCCTGGTGAGCTACAGCGCCATGGCGGGGGTGATTGGGGCAGGAGGTTTGGGAAATCTGGCTTATCTGGAAGGATTCCAGCGCAACCACGGTGATGTCACGCTGGTGGCAACGGTGACCATTTTGATCATCGTTTTCATTATCCAGTTCTGCGGCGACGTCATTACTTCACTGTTAGATAAACGCTAA
- a CDS encoding MetQ/NlpA family ABC transporter substrate-binding protein: MKKTLTLIAAATLSALSFASWADTLTVGASNTPHAEILEQAKPILAKQGIDLEIKPFQDYILPNTALAGRDIDANYFQHIPYLNSVLKDHAGDKDYDFVSAGAIHIEPIGIYSKKYKSLKDLPEGGKIIMRDAVSEEGRILSIFEKEGVIKLKPGIDKVTARISDIVENPKKLQFTPNVEASLLPQMYNNDEGAAVVINANYAIDAGLDPVHDPIAVESGENNPYANIITVHRGDEKKKDIVALVDVLHSKEIQDWIRTKYKGAVIPVNN; this comes from the coding sequence ATGAAAAAGACACTGACACTGATTGCCGCCGCAACCCTGAGCGCCCTGAGCTTTGCCTCCTGGGCGGATACGCTGACCGTCGGCGCATCCAACACCCCGCACGCTGAAATTCTGGAGCAGGCGAAACCGATTCTGGCGAAACAGGGTATCGATCTGGAGATCAAACCCTTCCAGGACTACATCCTGCCTAACACCGCGCTGGCGGGCCGTGACATCGACGCGAACTACTTCCAGCACATTCCGTATCTGAACAGCGTGCTGAAAGATCATGCGGGCGACAAAGATTACGATTTCGTCAGTGCCGGGGCGATCCACATCGAGCCGATTGGTATCTACTCCAAAAAATACAAATCCCTGAAAGATCTGCCAGAAGGCGGCAAAATCATCATGCGTGATGCGGTGTCTGAAGAAGGCCGTATTCTCTCTATCTTCGAGAAAGAGGGCGTGATTAAGCTCAAGCCAGGCATCGACAAAGTGACCGCGCGCATCAGCGACATCGTGGAAAACCCGAAAAAGCTGCAGTTCACCCCGAACGTCGAAGCCTCTCTGCTGCCGCAGATGTATAACAACGACGAAGGCGCGGCGGTGGTGATCAACGCCAACTACGCCATCGACGCGGGTCTCGACCCGGTTCATGACCCGATCGCGGTAGAAAGCGGTGAGAACAACCCATACGCGAACATCATTACCGTGCATCGCGGTGACGAGAAGAAGAAAGATATCGTCGCGCTGGTGGACGTGCTGCACTCCAAAGAGATTCAGGACTGGATCCGCACCAAATATAAAGGCGCGGTGATCCCAGTCAATAACTAA
- the fumD gene encoding fumarate hydratase FumD, with product MGNVTKDDALYQEMCRVVGKVVLEMRDLGQEPKHIVIAGVLRTALANQRVKRSELTTEAMETVVKALAG from the coding sequence ATGGGCAATGTGACTAAAGACGACGCGCTTTATCAGGAAATGTGCCGGGTAGTCGGGAAGGTCGTTCTTGAGATGCGGGATTTAGGCCAGGAGCCGAAGCATATCGTCATTGCGGGCGTGCTGCGTACCGCGCTGGCGAACCAGCGCGTGAAACGCAGCGAATTGACGACAGAAGCGATGGAAACAGTGGTTAAAGCGCTCGCGGGGTAA